The following coding sequences are from one bacterium HR34 window:
- the comEC_2 gene encoding ComE operon protein 3, with protein sequence MKLSVLLYVLIFLISANLAVIKVFVDLKDYNQFTVYFFDVGQGDAILIKTPYLQNIIIDAGPSAQVLSDKLTKNIPFWMKRIDLFLATHPEYDHIGGVKAFFDDYKVLNVLRSGLKKETKTFEIFTEYITKAKNVSIAQKGTKVFLDSNKTNYFKILWPKENLNNVFVKSTNDYSIVFLARLSSKKFLFTADISSKIEKELIKEDIKSDILKVPHHGSKFSSSSEFLDKVSPYFAVIMAGKGNRYNHPHQETLKRLEERNIKVLRTDLMGDIVFRF encoded by the coding sequence ATGAAACTTTCGGTTTTATTATATGTTTTAATTTTTCTAATATCAGCAAATTTGGCGGTTATAAAAGTTTTTGTTGATCTGAAAGATTACAACCAATTTACTGTTTATTTTTTTGATGTTGGGCAGGGAGATGCGATATTAATAAAAACCCCTTATTTGCAAAACATTATTATTGATGCTGGTCCATCAGCGCAAGTTCTGTCTGATAAATTAACTAAGAACATACCTTTTTGGATGAAAAGAATTGATTTATTTTTAGCAACCCATCCAGAATACGACCACATAGGAGGAGTTAAAGCGTTTTTTGATGATTATAAAGTTTTAAATGTTTTACGTAGCGGTCTCAAAAAAGAAACTAAAACTTTTGAAATTTTTACAGAATATATAACAAAAGCAAAAAATGTTTCTATCGCTCAAAAGGGCACAAAGGTTTTTCTTGATAGCAACAAAACAAATTATTTTAAAATCCTCTGGCCAAAAGAAAACTTAAATAATGTTTTTGTTAAAAGCACTAATGATTATTCTATTGTGTTTTTGGCAAGATTATCTAGTAAAAAATTTTTATTTACAGCCGACATATCTTCTAAAATTGAAAAAGAGCTAATAAAAGAAGATATTAAATCTGATATTTTAAAGGTTCCTCATCACGGAAGCAAATTTTCATCAAGCAGTGAATTTTTAGATAAGGTTTCGCCTTATTTTGCTGTTATTATGGCAGGGAAAGGTAATAGATACAATCATCCGCATCAAGAAACATTAAAAAGATTAGAAGAGAGAAATATAAAAGTTTTAAGAACAGATTTGATGGGCGACATAGTGTTCAGATTTTAA